A single region of the Acidobacteriota bacterium genome encodes:
- a CDS encoding family 20 glycosylhydrolase — protein MKKNLSLLMILAMLSLLQIFAQASQKTYQHHLMPVPASVEFTQAKLAITPAFTYAIKSFSDARLQKGIERALRRLEGRAGFTFKRGANPDAQSATLMVECESAGSAVQSINEDESYELAIAEKQANLRAKTVVGILRGLETLLQLQEADRDGYFFVGAKIQDKPRFPWRGLLIDVGRHFEPVDVIKRNLDGMAAMKLNVFHWHLTEDQGFRVEVKKYPRLHEMGSDGLYYTQEEIREVIAYARERGIRVVPEFDMPGHVTSWLVGHPELAAIRQDYIIERRFGIFDGVFDPTRDEVYKFLDNFFKEMAALFPDEYLHIGGDENNGVHWSKSEKIVAFRKTKNLADNHALQSYFNQRLLKILMKYKKKMVGWDEILHPDLPKDIVVQSWRGKKSLAEGAKRGYQGILSNGYYLDHIRAAEYHYANAPVDEQSGMSEEEAKRVLGGEACMWGEHVNADTIDSRIWSRMPAVAERLWSPREIKDVQDMYRRLEVVSVQLEELGLLHEKNAQMMMRRLAAGRSIAPLQTLVEVIEPVDFGTRAQTPPPTTQETPLTKLVDTARPDPASKRHFAALVDGWLSDQPRFAENRERLMQTLMGWRDNREPFEALVAGSPVLQEAEPLAKNLSDIGAIGLEAMNYLLSGTPPPVAWKDAKLAVLDEAAKPKAKVKLVIIPAMKKLVTAAAEARK, from the coding sequence CGCATTCACTTATGCCATCAAAAGCTTTTCCGATGCGCGATTGCAAAAGGGAATCGAGCGCGCTCTGCGCCGCCTGGAAGGACGCGCGGGCTTTACCTTTAAACGCGGGGCAAATCCCGACGCCCAGTCCGCAACCTTGATGGTTGAATGCGAAAGCGCGGGAAGCGCGGTGCAATCCATCAACGAAGATGAATCCTATGAACTCGCGATTGCTGAAAAACAGGCGAATTTACGGGCGAAAACCGTCGTCGGCATTCTGCGCGGACTCGAAACTCTCTTGCAACTACAGGAAGCAGACCGCGACGGCTATTTCTTCGTCGGCGCAAAAATTCAGGATAAACCGCGATTTCCGTGGCGCGGTTTGTTGATTGATGTCGGGCGGCACTTCGAGCCGGTCGATGTCATCAAACGCAATCTTGACGGCATGGCGGCGATGAAATTGAATGTCTTCCACTGGCATCTGACCGAAGACCAGGGCTTTCGCGTCGAGGTGAAAAAATATCCCAGGCTGCACGAGATGGGTTCCGATGGATTGTATTACACGCAGGAAGAGATTCGCGAAGTGATTGCTTATGCGCGTGAGCGCGGCATTCGCGTAGTTCCCGAATTCGATATGCCGGGACACGTGACCAGTTGGTTGGTCGGGCATCCTGAGCTTGCAGCAATTCGTCAGGACTACATAATCGAACGACGATTCGGCATCTTCGATGGCGTCTTCGACCCGACGCGGGACGAAGTTTATAAATTCCTCGATAACTTTTTTAAAGAGATGGCGGCGCTTTTCCCTGATGAATACCTGCACATCGGCGGCGATGAAAATAACGGCGTGCATTGGTCGAAGAGTGAAAAAATTGTCGCCTTCAGAAAAACCAAAAACCTTGCCGACAATCACGCTTTGCAATCTTATTTCAATCAACGCCTCTTGAAAATTTTGATGAAGTACAAAAAGAAGATGGTCGGCTGGGATGAAATTCTGCATCCCGATTTGCCGAAAGATATTGTCGTGCAATCTTGGCGGGGCAAAAAATCTTTAGCCGAAGGCGCGAAACGCGGTTATCAGGGCATCCTCTCGAACGGCTATTATCTAGACCACATTCGCGCGGCTGAATATCATTACGCCAACGCCCCCGTTGATGAACAAAGCGGCATGAGTGAAGAAGAGGCAAAGCGCGTGCTTGGCGGCGAAGCCTGCATGTGGGGCGAGCACGTTAATGCGGATACGATTGATTCGCGCATCTGGTCGCGTATGCCAGCGGTTGCCGAACGCTTATGGTCGCCGCGTGAAATCAAAGATGTGCAGGATATGTATCGTCGGCTTGAAGTCGTCAGTGTGCAGCTTGAAGAACTCGGCTTGCTGCATGAAAAAAACGCGCAGATGATGATGCGCCGCCTGGCTGCGGGGAGAAGTATTGCGCCATTGCAGACTTTGGTTGAAGTGATTGAGCCTGTCGATTTCGGTACGCGGGCGCAGACGCCGCCGCCGACTACGCAGGAAACGCCGCTTACCAAACTCGTAGATACGGCGCGACCCGACCCCGCGAGCAAAAGACATTTTGCAGCCCTGGTTGACGGATGGCTCAGTGACCAGCCGCGTTTTGCGGAAAATCGCGAACGCCTGATGCAGACCTTAATGGGTTGGCGCGATAATCGTGAGCCGTTTGAAGCGTTGGTTGCGGGTTCTCCGGTCTTGCAGGAAGCCGAGCCCTTGGCGAAAAATCTGTCGGACATCGGCGCAATCGGGTTAGAGGCGATGAATTATTTATTGTCCGGCACGCCGCCGCCTGTGGCTTGGAAAGACGCGAAACTGGCTGTGTTAGATGAAGCCGCCAAACCCAAAGCCAAAGTTAAACTGGTGATTATCCCGGCGATGAAAAAATTAGTTACGGCTGCGGCAGAGGCGAGAAAATGA